One Cyanobacteriota bacterium DNA window includes the following coding sequences:
- a CDS encoding CatB-related O-acetyltransferase produces MFGPSPDTKYPLGGQTRLVYLKNVVTHPMIIVGDYTYYDDPEDPEGFERNVLYHFDFEGDRLIIGKFCSIAAKTTFIMNGGNHRTDWFTTYPFPVFGNGWEKAMPESWPHKGDTVIGNDVWIGYNATIMPGIQIGDGAIVASKSVVTRNVEPYTIVGGNPATPIRKRFDDSTINALLSICWWDWDITTITENLTTICSADINALQQITHQLSSN; encoded by the coding sequence GTGTTTGGACCTTCCCCTGATACGAAATACCCCCTAGGGGGACAAACGCGCTTGGTTTACCTGAAAAATGTGGTGACCCACCCCATGATCATCGTCGGTGACTACACCTACTATGACGACCCCGAAGACCCCGAAGGCTTTGAGCGCAACGTTCTCTACCATTTCGACTTCGAGGGCGATCGGCTGATCATCGGTAAGTTTTGCTCGATCGCAGCAAAAACTACCTTCATCATGAACGGCGGCAACCACCGCACTGATTGGTTCACTACCTATCCGTTCCCTGTGTTTGGCAACGGATGGGAGAAGGCAATGCCAGAAAGCTGGCCCCACAAAGGAGATACCGTCATCGGCAACGATGTTTGGATTGGCTACAATGCCACCATCATGCCAGGAATCCAGATCGGTGACGGGGCGATCGTCGCCAGCAAGTCTGTTGTCACCCGCAATGTGGAACCCTATACGATCGTCGGCGGCAACCCAGCCACACCCATCCGCAAGCGCTTTGACGACAGCACCATCAACGCCCTCCTCAGCATCTGCTGGTGGGATTGGGATATTACCACCATCACCGAAAACCTCACCACTATTTGCAGTGCAGATATCAATGCTCTCCAGCAGATCACCCATCAACTCAGCAGCAACTAG
- the rfbC gene encoding dTDP-4-dehydrorhamnose 3,5-epimerase, with product MNIVPSEIPDVLILEPRVFGDDRGFFFESYNEQVFCEKTGLSVRFVQDNHSKSVKNVLRGLHYQIQQAQGKLVRVIAGEIYDVAVDIRRSSPTFGQWTGVSLSADNKRQVWVPPGFAHGFVVVSDSAEVLYKTTDYYAPAYERSILWNDPDLGIDWKLEGEPILSKKDQAGTPFATAEVYP from the coding sequence ATGAATATTGTTCCCTCTGAAATCCCTGATGTCTTGATTCTTGAGCCACGGGTATTTGGCGACGATCGGGGCTTCTTTTTTGAAAGCTATAACGAGCAAGTCTTCTGTGAAAAAACTGGCCTTAGTGTGCGGTTCGTGCAAGATAACCATTCCAAGTCTGTCAAGAATGTGCTACGCGGGTTGCACTACCAAATTCAGCAAGCACAAGGCAAGTTGGTGCGGGTGATTGCTGGCGAAATCTACGACGTAGCGGTGGATATTCGGCGATCGTCCCCCACCTTTGGTCAATGGACAGGAGTCAGCCTCAGCGCCGACAACAAGCGTCAGGTTTGGGTGCCCCCCGGCTTTGCCCACGGATTTGTAGTAGTATCCGATTCAGCAGAAGTGTTATACAAAACAACAGACTACTATGCACCTGCCTATGAGCGCAGCATTCTTTGGAATGATCCAGACTTGGGAATTGACTGGAAGCTAGAGGGTGAGCCAATCCTTTCTAAAAAAGACCAAGCTGGTACACCCTTTGCCACAGCGGAGGTATACCCATGA
- a CDS encoding ARC6/PARC6 family protein has protein sequence MSGMLTLQATPALARQWVTIWSNSRATGEVDVDSIRGTGDSRTFWQRIVFFEDQSYGYRRHRSSTMLMYVNCTTQQIGALRAVYHDHYGEVVDSFDQSYLTVPTNLTTVIPDTNGDATLRYICERRRPNGGFSTTSLQTSARNGGAITREQARNLVNRWLQAKREIFAPPYSRQRIEELTTGNLRQELLSDNGPVAFLRRNNAWYEYGAQGIEETRMFSADQSGAAIIEVRVGEYITYFENGQLNTRASGWKTTTVRYYLRRTNGQLKISGISVVQPST, from the coding sequence ATGTCTGGCATGCTCACATTACAGGCAACTCCTGCCTTGGCAAGGCAATGGGTTACGATTTGGAGTAACTCTAGGGCAACTGGTGAAGTTGATGTAGACAGCATCAGAGGCACAGGCGATAGCAGAACGTTTTGGCAAAGAATTGTATTTTTTGAAGATCAATCCTATGGCTACCGCCGACATCGAAGTTCAACTATGTTGATGTACGTAAACTGTACAACTCAACAAATAGGAGCACTGCGAGCGGTTTACCACGATCACTATGGTGAAGTAGTTGACAGCTTTGACCAAAGCTATCTCACCGTCCCCACAAATTTAACCACTGTCATACCTGACACCAATGGAGACGCTACACTGCGCTATATCTGCGAGCGTCGCCGACCCAATGGAGGATTCTCCACCACATCCTTACAAACTAGTGCTCGTAATGGCGGCGCAATAACCCGTGAGCAAGCCAGAAACTTGGTGAATCGATGGTTGCAGGCAAAGCGAGAAATTTTTGCGCCACCCTACAGCCGACAACGCATCGAAGAGCTAACCACAGGCAACCTGCGTCAAGAATTGCTAAGCGACAACGGCCCTGTTGCATTCTTGCGACGAAACAACGCTTGGTACGAATATGGGGCACAAGGTATTGAAGAAACTCGCATGTTCAGCGCCGACCAATCTGGAGCAGCCATCATTGAGGTTCGCGTTGGTGAATACATCACCTATTTTGAAAACGGACAACTCAACACCCGTGCTAGCGGCTGGAAAACCACTACTGTGCGCTACTACCTGCGCCGCACTAACGGTCAACTCAAAATATCAGGCATTTCAGTAGTGCAGCCATCCACTTGA
- the rfbD gene encoding dTDP-4-dehydrorhamnose reductase, translated as MTQILLTGAAGQLGHDLQPVLATVGEVMPVSRDELDLSQPEQVRTKIRDWRPRAIVNAAAYTAVDKAESEADLANTINGTTPTVMAEVAQELHIPLIHISTDYVFDGQKNTPYLEDDTPNPVGAYGKSKLLGEDGVRQACDRHLILRTAWVYGVGGKGNFVKTMLRLGKEREELRVVVDQVGTPTWTGDLATAIAQLLLGLLQETISPGTYHYTNSGAISWYDFAVAIFEEAAALDMSLAMQRVVPITTAEYPTPAKRPAYSVLSGKKVSAALGTIPPHWRSALRVMLRQMLAA; from the coding sequence ATGACCCAAATTTTGTTAACAGGCGCAGCAGGACAATTAGGCCACGACCTCCAACCAGTGTTAGCCACAGTGGGTGAGGTGATGCCAGTCAGTCGAGATGAACTGGACTTGTCACAACCGGAGCAGGTGCGGACAAAGATTCGGGACTGGCGACCGAGGGCGATCGTGAATGCCGCTGCCTACACAGCAGTAGACAAGGCAGAGTCGGAGGCAGACCTTGCTAACACGATCAATGGCACTACACCCACAGTCATGGCAGAGGTGGCACAGGAGTTGCACATTCCTCTCATCCACATTTCTACTGACTACGTATTCGATGGCCAGAAGAACACCCCATACTTGGAAGATGATACCCCCAATCCCGTTGGTGCCTATGGCAAGTCCAAACTGCTGGGAGAAGATGGGGTGCGCCAAGCCTGCGATCGCCATCTGATTCTGCGCACGGCGTGGGTTTATGGTGTAGGCGGCAAAGGCAACTTTGTGAAAACGATGCTGCGGCTGGGCAAAGAGCGGGAAGAACTGCGGGTGGTGGTTGACCAGGTAGGCACACCTACATGGACAGGGGACTTGGCCACCGCGATCGCCCAGTTACTTCTAGGTCTCTTGCAGGAGACGATCAGTCCTGGCACCTATCACTATACCAACAGTGGAGCCATTAGCTGGTATGACTTCGCTGTGGCCATCTTTGAAGAGGCGGCTGCCTTAGACATGTCCCTAGCCATGCAGCGGGTCGTTCCTATTACCACTGCCGAATATCCCACCCCAGCCAAGCGCCCAGCTTATTCGGTACTGTCCGGCAAGAAAGTGTCAGCAGCACTAGGAACGATTCCGCCCCACTGGCGATCGGCCTTACGAGTAATGCTCCGTCAAATGCTTGCAGCTTAA
- a CDS encoding HindVP family restriction endonuclease → MISRNSPKQQPGLFALRYCNRDFTQKEAWGKNCFNTSFPASLCSYLYSKNLDSIYIILNSNLEIEHSSISTKSFYRIDPNSENIFYAFETQFTPYQKYLIGALPRADLVTQRRDTGACLQAVEIKLTALPDNSTCDFLDENLYGCEIVVRPDTIVYLACSIAEYFEQNINLLQSLITGNFEEINDWTEPLEVIPHLSNMFASIRAIILAMIEAQKPSIMQPIWKTMGKSPKLADNCLDVFIWSNLAFIKLILDSSRLDRNLTQTITIGRHIRAIVWLFKMIYDFSLQSQFDQGRIIDIAYNTKNDKAFSVNGRFTNLYMRSEVLRMPRIQKDEIKEIILGGGQNLLSPERRFDAIIYNSPDLFN, encoded by the coding sequence GTGATTTCAAGAAATAGCCCAAAACAGCAACCTGGATTATTTGCGTTAAGGTATTGCAATCGAGACTTTACTCAAAAGGAAGCCTGGGGCAAAAATTGTTTTAACACATCGTTTCCAGCTTCTCTTTGTTCTTACTTATACAGTAAAAATCTCGACAGCATATATATCATTCTCAACTCAAATTTAGAAATTGAACATTCAAGTATCAGTACAAAATCCTTTTACAGAATTGACCCAAACTCAGAGAATATTTTTTACGCTTTTGAAACTCAATTTACACCATATCAAAAATACTTGATTGGTGCTCTTCCAAGAGCAGATCTGGTGACTCAGCGAAGAGACACCGGGGCTTGCTTACAAGCGGTTGAAATAAAGTTAACAGCGTTACCAGATAACTCAACATGTGACTTTTTAGACGAGAATCTTTATGGATGTGAAATAGTTGTAAGACCTGATACTATTGTCTATCTAGCTTGTAGTATTGCTGAATATTTTGAACAGAATATTAATTTGCTTCAAAGTTTGATTACAGGAAATTTTGAGGAAATAAATGATTGGACAGAACCTCTAGAAGTAATACCCCATCTCTCTAATATGTTTGCCTCCATCAGAGCAATCATATTGGCAATGATAGAAGCACAAAAGCCTTCTATAATGCAGCCTATATGGAAAACTATGGGAAAATCTCCTAAGCTTGCGGATAACTGTTTAGATGTATTTATTTGGAGCAATCTTGCTTTTATAAAACTAATTTTAGATTCGAGCAGATTAGATAGAAATTTAACTCAAACGATAACTATTGGTAGACATATTCGTGCCATTGTTTGGCTCTTTAAGATGATTTATGATTTTAGCCTGCAGTCTCAATTTGATCAGGGAAGAATTATTGATATTGCATATAATACGAAAAATGATAAAGCTTTTTCAGTTAATGGGAGATTTACAAATCTTTATATGAGATCAGAAGTTTTAAGAATGCCAAGGATTCAAAAGGATGAAATTAAAGAAATTATTTTAGGCGGAGGTCAAAACTTGTTAAGTCCTGAAAGGAGATTTGACGCTATAATTTATAATTCTCCTGATTTATTTAATTAG
- a CDS encoding DNA-binding protein: protein MHRSTSLAPHALRLNPGDDLRQSLLTIAVNQSIHAGFILSAIGSLTQAAIRYADQPTPTILPGRFEILALSGLFSQHGIHLHMAIADHTGRTIGGHVCDGCLIYTTAEIVYGECQGIVFDRQFDPQTGFIELAIHHNT, encoded by the coding sequence ATGCATCGTTCAACATCGCTTGCCCCCCATGCCTTGCGCCTGAATCCTGGTGATGACCTGCGTCAGAGCCTCCTGACAATCGCCGTTAACCAATCCATCCACGCTGGGTTTATCCTCTCGGCGATCGGTAGCCTCACCCAAGCCGCCATTCGCTATGCTGACCAGCCAACCCCCACCATCCTCCCTGGCAGATTTGAAATCCTCGCCCTGAGCGGGTTATTCTCTCAGCACGGCATTCACCTGCACATGGCGATCGCCGACCACACAGGACGCACAATCGGCGGTCATGTCTGTGACGGCTGCCTAATTTACACTACTGCCGAGATTGTCTATGGAGAGTGTCAGGGAATCGTGTTCGATCGCCAGTTCGACCCTCAAACTGGCTTCATCGAGCTAGCAATCCATCACAATACTTAA
- a CDS encoding DUF3987 domain-containing protein encodes MLSKIVAHTRNGCKFDIRNYIEVHNGRASCPSCEQDGKLKQKNLQVNDNGKYWCYRGCTPEQIRAALNAPLPFAASAGFSVQEHCKQEHHKDTKVTKVGLRSPQVFSRRQVQQSVDRLLSASQPDQQQALCWLEGRGFTRDMIRHFQLGLERYPLKDHPQLRYVWAIALHIPVPNQPGQFYRKLRIAPWLTGDDRPDGLSRWSQYGVPATVWLTYHPENATETWFCEGEWDGMRLGWEAQQQGASIAVACSTAGCGTIPPLDQLDPLPGTVTIFFDRNDEPRKDGVVPGEAGAEKLALVLGDRGRIAQVPMPEDCPIAGWDVSNALDVGYTWQDFLTAAALAVPPSPVLHPPSASPSLRDQILTILRQHDSPGQREFALMELAQTAGYYYRDISHLAQALMIEVDLQTNLADAIQKLHNLLNIRHTQLNLHRYLEPAFAQQLIDTARAMPTAPEMLFTTLLPAAASRIGTGARVVVKPSAKYTQPMVFWTAVVADSGSLKTPVQRVIIDPLIALEKEAHDRYQLDLADYKAEQQAANKSQDGDYRQPPTRKRYVTKDVTLETLQRIHSENPRGILYYRDELVGNVKSRNMYRGGVGADEEAELDQWNGAAILYDRAEKSVCLAQSAVSRTGAYQWETLSQLMGDHTDFNGSFARWLLCAPKLPRRYLRLLQDDQDTGISEALMRLYRDLEQLPPQDYLLSYEAKQLLETWQHQLVDAQITESAVGLRAVYPKIESYTSRLALWLHLVNATLRGDRPTQVITGDTMEKAIELAAYYLWQYRLIYTHNSPDAGLEGPSLKLQRYAEKLGRVTASQAKSGVYALRRMPVEQIRQLMQTLVAAGHGTIEGVGAESVYIPSGQSVPTLQETASLSTPLNSFSLIENQRDADHQQLINSGTIDPFPEPDIGIDPDPQLPDQPSTAAADTRPQLDAEAYPLSPPAREVISQVPVPLFPDDVKESSTLSGSPPGSGSVQGDETNDRDDAGNGIDQSLLERSTSHSPSRGDIQTSVDEIDPTLKAVDAASIVPCPLAVGDRVAYIGNHPNLQRQYPGTLIVHSITSDGIACLTAEGRITTWLPPADLQRPD; translated from the coding sequence ATGCTTAGTAAGATTGTAGCGCACACCCGCAACGGGTGTAAATTTGACATTCGTAATTACATCGAAGTTCACAATGGGCGGGCGAGTTGTCCTAGCTGCGAACAGGACGGCAAGCTCAAGCAGAAAAACCTTCAGGTCAATGACAACGGCAAGTATTGGTGCTATCGCGGCTGCACGCCAGAGCAGATCCGGGCGGCGTTGAATGCACCGCTACCGTTTGCTGCGAGTGCTGGGTTCTCTGTTCAAGAACACTGCAAACAAGAACACCACAAAGACACGAAGGTCACAAAGGTCGGGCTGCGTTCGCCACAGGTCTTTAGCCGACGGCAGGTGCAGCAGTCAGTTGATCGTCTGCTCAGTGCGAGTCAACCAGATCAACAGCAGGCTCTTTGCTGGCTAGAGGGTCGCGGCTTTACCCGTGACATGATCCGCCATTTCCAGCTTGGGTTGGAGCGCTATCCCCTCAAGGATCACCCGCAGTTACGCTATGTGTGGGCGATCGCCCTGCACATTCCTGTACCCAACCAGCCGGGACAGTTTTACCGCAAGTTACGCATTGCACCATGGCTAACGGGGGACGATCGTCCCGATGGTCTGAGCCGCTGGAGCCAGTACGGGGTTCCGGCAACGGTGTGGCTGACCTATCACCCAGAGAATGCTACAGAGACTTGGTTCTGTGAAGGGGAATGGGATGGGATGCGTCTTGGTTGGGAAGCACAACAGCAGGGGGCATCGATTGCTGTTGCTTGTTCTACCGCAGGCTGCGGCACCATACCACCCCTTGACCAGTTGGATCCCTTACCGGGTACAGTGACGATTTTCTTTGATCGTAATGACGAACCTCGTAAAGATGGTGTAGTTCCAGGAGAGGCTGGGGCAGAAAAACTAGCGCTGGTGCTGGGCGATCGGGGACGCATTGCCCAAGTGCCCATGCCAGAGGATTGCCCGATCGCTGGCTGGGATGTTTCCAATGCCCTTGATGTCGGCTACACCTGGCAAGATTTCCTCACTGCTGCCGCCCTTGCTGTCCCTCCATCCCCTGTTCTCCATCCTCCGTCAGCTTCTCCCTCTCTCCGGGATCAGATCCTCACGATTCTGCGGCAGCACGATTCCCCAGGACAGAGAGAGTTTGCCCTGATGGAGTTGGCACAAACGGCAGGCTATTACTACCGTGATATTTCTCACCTAGCACAGGCCTTGATGATTGAAGTTGACCTGCAAACCAACCTAGCCGATGCCATTCAAAAACTGCACAACCTGCTGAACATCCGCCACACGCAACTCAATCTACACCGTTACCTAGAGCCAGCCTTTGCTCAACAATTGATTGATACAGCTAGGGCCATGCCAACGGCTCCAGAAATGCTATTCACGACGTTGTTGCCTGCTGCTGCTTCGCGCATTGGTACCGGAGCACGGGTCGTAGTCAAGCCTAGTGCCAAATATACTCAACCAATGGTGTTTTGGACAGCGGTGGTAGCAGATTCTGGCTCCTTGAAAACGCCAGTGCAGCGGGTGATTATCGATCCTCTAATTGCCTTGGAAAAGGAGGCACACGATCGCTACCAACTAGACCTTGCCGACTACAAAGCAGAGCAACAGGCTGCCAACAAGTCCCAGGATGGAGACTATCGCCAGCCCCCTACTCGCAAGCGCTATGTTACTAAGGATGTCACCCTGGAAACCCTGCAACGTATTCACAGCGAAAACCCACGCGGCATCCTCTACTATCGCGATGAATTGGTGGGCAATGTTAAATCTCGCAATATGTACAGAGGTGGTGTGGGTGCCGATGAAGAGGCCGAACTAGACCAGTGGAATGGGGCAGCGATTTTGTACGATCGTGCCGAAAAATCCGTTTGCCTTGCCCAGTCTGCGGTCTCTCGCACCGGAGCCTACCAATGGGAAACCCTGAGCCAGCTCATGGGCGACCACACTGATTTCAATGGTAGCTTTGCCCGTTGGTTGCTCTGTGCCCCCAAACTCCCCCGGCGCTATCTCCGTTTGTTGCAAGATGACCAAGATACAGGCATCTCTGAAGCCTTGATGCGCCTCTACCGCGACCTGGAGCAGCTTCCTCCCCAAGACTACCTGCTCAGTTACGAGGCAAAACAACTGCTAGAAACCTGGCAACATCAATTAGTCGATGCTCAGATTACGGAATCAGCAGTGGGACTGCGGGCAGTCTATCCCAAAATAGAGTCTTACACCAGTCGGCTGGCACTATGGCTACATTTGGTGAATGCGACCCTGCGCGGCGATCGTCCCACCCAAGTGATCACCGGCGACACCATGGAAAAGGCGATCGAACTAGCTGCCTACTACCTCTGGCAATACCGCCTGATTTACACCCACAACTCTCCCGACGCTGGTTTAGAAGGCCCTAGCCTGAAACTGCAACGCTATGCCGAAAAACTGGGCAGGGTCACAGCTTCCCAAGCTAAGAGCGGTGTTTATGCCCTGCGGCGGATGCCCGTGGAGCAAATTCGCCAGTTGATGCAAACCCTGGTTGCTGCGGGTCACGGGACGATCGAGGGCGTGGGTGCTGAGTCGGTGTATATACCCTCTGGTCAGAGTGTGCCTACTCTACAGGAAACTGCCAGCCTGTCTACCCCCCTCAACTCCTTTTCTCTCATCGAGAATCAGAGGGATGCTGACCATCAACAATTGATCAATTCAGGGACGATCGACCCTTTCCCAGAGCCAGATATTGGCATTGATCCTGATCCACAATTGCCCGATCAGCCATCAACTGCTGCCGCCGATACTAGACCCCAGCTAGACGCAGAAGCATATCCTCTATCCCCCCCAGCAAGAGAGGTGATCAGCCAAGTCCCTGTACCCCTTTTCCCAGACGATGTGAAAGAATCATCCACCTTGAGTGGCAGTCCTCCTGGCTCTGGATCTGTCCAGGGCGATGAAACTAATGACCGAGATGATGCTGGAAATGGTATTGATCAATCGTTGCTGGAGAGATCAACTTCCCATAGCCCGTCGCGGGGGGATATTCAGACAAGTGTTGATGAAATTGATCCAACGTTAAAGGCTGTAGATGCTGCGTCGATCGTCCCTTGTCCCCTTGCGGTTGGCGATCGAGTTGCTTACATCGGTAACCATCCCAACTTGCAGCGTCAGTATCCCGGCACTCTCATTGTCCATAGCATCACCAGTGATGGCATCGCTTGTCTGACAGCAGAGGGGCGAATCACAACTTGGCTGCCCCCCGCTGACCTCCAACGCCCTGATTAG
- a CDS encoding CopG family transcriptional regulator codes for MQTRKRERLGRPLAWGEPKTRTTLSLTPTALLALDKLAAQENVRTKCELLEQLARGTYKLVRVQDLDSTRRVEGAEG; via the coding sequence ATGCAAACCAGAAAACGCGAACGGTTGGGTCGTCCCCTGGCATGGGGTGAGCCAAAAACGCGCACCACCCTGTCTCTCACACCTACAGCTCTGTTAGCCCTAGACAAGCTAGCAGCTCAAGAAAATGTGCGGACAAAGTGCGAACTTTTGGAGCAACTAGCACGAGGTACTTACAAACTAGTGCGAGTTCAAGATCTGGACAGCACCCGTCGCGTCGAAGGTGCAGAGGGCTAG
- a CDS encoding Uma2 family endonuclease, protein MTIVTTTIPTDLSTELAECGWRYETIVLADGTTTEVMVPLTEEEFLHPQEDYRLPNSTFHDQASLDAKDITARRYADRSDVGVFHDLLIEWDIPDLKVHSPDVCVAFGIRNKEQNRTKFIVSNEGVRPAFVLEVVSPRYRKADREIKVLHYATARVQEYVIVDRRPYREQMIDEVLGYRLTPLGTYQPISPDDDGRIYCQTLDLWISLQDGRLVIQDGQTGERLLRSDELETLTVQERLRAEQAEHQAEQERLRAEQAEHQAEQERLRAEQAEYQAEQERLRSQRLADLLRAQGIDPDQY, encoded by the coding sequence ATGACTATAGTGACGACAACTATTCCCACTGACTTGTCTACTGAATTGGCAGAGTGCGGCTGGCGCTATGAGACGATTGTGCTGGCTGACGGCACCACGACGGAGGTAATGGTGCCCCTGACAGAGGAGGAATTTTTGCATCCCCAGGAGGACTACCGTTTGCCCAACAGCACTTTCCATGACCAAGCTAGCCTAGACGCAAAAGATATCACTGCCCGTCGCTATGCCGATCGCTCCGATGTTGGTGTATTTCACGATCTACTCATCGAGTGGGATATCCCCGATCTGAAGGTTCACTCCCCCGATGTTTGCGTTGCTTTTGGCATCCGCAACAAGGAGCAAAACCGCACCAAGTTTATTGTGTCAAACGAAGGAGTACGTCCTGCCTTTGTGCTAGAGGTGGTTTCGCCCCGCTATCGCAAAGCCGATCGCGAAATCAAAGTCCTACACTACGCCACTGCTAGAGTTCAGGAATATGTGATCGTTGACCGTCGTCCCTATCGAGAACAGATGATCGACGAGGTACTAGGCTACCGTCTGACACCATTAGGAACCTATCAACCCATCAGCCCGGATGACGACGGACGTATCTACTGCCAAACCCTAGACCTGTGGATTAGTTTGCAAGATGGTCGGTTAGTCATTCAAGATGGACAGACCGGTGAGCGTCTGCTGCGATCGGACGAGCTAGAAACCTTAACTGTCCAAGAGCGGCTCCGAGCAGAGCAAGCCGAGCACCAGGCAGAACAGGAGCGACTGCGGGCAGAACAAGCCGAACACCAAGCAGAACAGGAACGGCTGCGAGCAGAACAAGCCGAATACCAGGCAGAGCAAGAACGACTACGATCGCAGCGCCTAGCCGACCTCCTCCGAGCGCAAGGCATTGACCCCGACCAATACTAG
- a CDS encoding Uma2 family endonuclease encodes MIAIAPPVPQEHFGEQRVTLYGLTWQAYQQILQVLPESRAARLTYDRGTLEIVMPLEHHEYASELIGLFIRILVGEMGLKLKSLRSTTLNRPDLDRGAEPDNAYYIRHQPQVAGRSIDLTQDPPPDLVVEVDITHTNIDKNRLYAAIGVPELWRYDGQDWQIYALQDGMYQVCDRSPTFPWVEKVYLYDFLNQAQQDEIEAEKTFRAFVRQCLSQ; translated from the coding sequence ATGATTGCCATTGCACCACCCGTGCCTCAGGAACACTTCGGTGAACAGCGTGTGACATTGTATGGGTTAACGTGGCAAGCCTATCAGCAGATTCTCCAAGTTCTACCCGAAAGTCGCGCTGCCCGTCTGACCTACGATCGGGGAACCTTAGAAATTGTTATGCCCTTAGAACACCATGAGTATGCTAGCGAGCTAATTGGGTTGTTTATCCGCATATTAGTGGGAGAAATGGGGTTAAAACTGAAGTCCCTACGTTCCACAACGCTAAACCGACCAGACTTAGACCGTGGTGCAGAACCAGACAATGCTTACTACATCCGACACCAGCCTCAAGTAGCAGGGCGCTCAATAGACTTAACACAAGACCCCCCTCCAGACCTAGTTGTGGAAGTGGACATCACCCACACTAATATTGACAAAAATCGCCTCTATGCTGCCATAGGAGTTCCTGAGTTGTGGCGCTACGATGGACAAGACTGGCAAATCTATGCTCTCCAAGATGGGATGTATCAGGTGTGCGATCGTAGTCCTACCTTCCCTTGGGTAGAAAAGGTATACCTCTATGATTTTTTGAACCAAGCTCAACAGGATGAAATCGAAGCTGAGAAAACATTCCGAGCTTTTGTCAGGCAGTGTCTTAGCCAATAG